Proteins encoded together in one Candidatus Krumholzibacteriia bacterium window:
- the murG gene encoding undecaprenyldiphospho-muramoylpentapeptide beta-N-acetylglucosaminyltransferase, protein MKVLFAGGGTGGHLYPAIAVARQLQRARPATECLFLGSRGGLEARIVPQEGFALRTIPSTGFRRLGPLGKLRFFWSLLRGLAAALVLVRRFRPDLVVATGGHASLAGGLAAALLRRPLVVQEQNRIPGHAARLLARAARRVYVGFPGTERAFAHPERVRCLGNPVREDLLHPSAAPADLPAGIPVVLVLGGSRGARSLNRAVGEAIPLLAAERRLLWIWQTGTLEHESIAPAWAGHADVRVQAYLANVGAAYVAATLVLCRAGAMTLAELTALGKAAILVPFPGAVDDHQTANARTLVEVGAAVLLPDAELSGARLRQEISALLAAPARLEAMAAASRKLGKPEATRTLVEDFLAVAAAGS, encoded by the coding sequence GTGAAGGTCCTCTTCGCCGGCGGCGGGACGGGCGGACACCTGTATCCGGCTATCGCGGTGGCGCGGCAGCTCCAACGCGCCCGTCCCGCGACGGAATGCCTTTTCCTCGGCAGTCGCGGCGGCTTGGAAGCGCGCATCGTGCCGCAGGAAGGTTTCGCGCTGCGCACCATCCCGAGCACCGGCTTCCGCCGGCTCGGCCCGTTGGGGAAACTCCGCTTCTTCTGGAGCCTGCTGCGCGGTCTCGCCGCCGCCCTCGTGCTCGTGCGCCGTTTTCGACCCGATCTCGTCGTCGCCACCGGCGGTCATGCAAGTCTCGCCGGTGGTTTGGCGGCGGCGCTGCTGCGCCGGCCTCTGGTGGTGCAGGAACAGAACCGTATCCCCGGACACGCGGCCCGCCTCCTGGCGCGCGCGGCGCGCCGGGTTTACGTCGGTTTCCCCGGCACCGAACGGGCCTTCGCCCATCCGGAACGCGTGCGCTGTCTGGGGAATCCGGTGCGCGAGGATCTTTTACACCCATCGGCCGCTCCCGCCGATCTGCCTGCCGGAATTCCGGTCGTCCTCGTCCTCGGCGGCAGTCGGGGCGCTCGCTCTCTCAATCGCGCCGTCGGCGAGGCGATCCCGCTGCTCGCGGCGGAGCGCCGGCTGCTGTGGATCTGGCAGACCGGAACCCTGGAGCACGAAAGCATCGCCCCTGCCTGGGCCGGCCACGCCGACGTGCGCGTCCAGGCCTACCTGGCCAACGTGGGGGCCGCCTATGTCGCCGCCACCCTCGTCCTCTGTCGCGCCGGCGCCATGACGCTGGCGGAGCTCACCGCGCTCGGCAAGGCCGCCATTCTCGTTCCCTTCCCGGGGGCGGTGGACGATCATCAGACGGCGAACGCGCGCACCCTGGTGGAAGTTGGCGCGGCCGTGCTCCTTCCCGATGCGGAGCTCTCGGGGGCGCGCCTGCGCCAGGAGATCAGCGCCCTCTTGGCCGCGCCGGCACGTCTCGAAGCGATGGCGGCGGCGAGCCGGAAGCTCGGGAAGCCCGAGGCGACGCGGACGCTGGTGGAGGATTTCCTCGCCGTGGCTGCAGCAGGTTCCTGA
- a CDS encoding putative peptidoglycan glycosyltransferase FtsW: MRLRHHQAILLLTLALVVVGLVVLYSASQEMARAATGDSLRFLKKQLLNAAVGMAAMLVLSRLDYRLWRRASRLLLLLSCVGLFVVFLFDAVRGSRSWVPFLGRTVQPVEFVRVALVFFLAAEISRRGPELASLRRGFLPLAGVLGAILLVVVKQNDFGSGMALGAIGFTLLYAGGARRLHLAGTVALCLLGAVAVAVHKPHVRERIAGFVHPNAHAMDVAYQSTQAVLSIGSGGPFGKGLGRGLSKFGYIPDPHTDFVFAVMGEELGFVGCSVVLLLFLLLVARAIRVARAHEDPFAQLVAVGTGLSVFWYVAINLLVALRLFPVTGLPLPFMSYGGSSMVSHLLALGVLCSIARAAERRPDLAGRWPGRRASLLEGGL, translated from the coding sequence ATGAGACTGCGTCACCACCAAGCCATCCTGCTGCTCACCCTGGCTCTCGTGGTGGTGGGGCTCGTGGTTCTCTACTCGGCGAGCCAGGAGATGGCGCGCGCCGCCACCGGCGACAGCCTGCGCTTCCTGAAGAAACAGCTGCTCAACGCTGCCGTCGGCATGGCGGCGATGCTCGTGCTCTCCCGCCTCGACTACCGGCTCTGGCGCCGCGCCTCGCGCCTCCTCTTGCTGCTCTCCTGTGTGGGCCTGTTCGTCGTCTTCCTCTTCGATGCCGTGCGCGGCTCGCGCTCCTGGGTGCCCTTTCTCGGGCGCACGGTGCAGCCGGTGGAATTCGTCCGGGTCGCCCTGGTGTTCTTCCTCGCCGCCGAGATCAGTCGCCGCGGCCCGGAGCTCGCCTCGCTGCGCCGAGGCTTCCTCCCCCTCGCCGGCGTCCTCGGTGCCATTCTCCTGGTGGTGGTGAAGCAGAACGATTTCGGCAGCGGCATGGCGCTCGGCGCCATCGGCTTCACCTTGCTCTATGCCGGCGGCGCCCGGCGGCTGCATCTGGCCGGCACCGTGGCGCTCTGCCTGCTGGGCGCGGTCGCCGTGGCGGTGCACAAGCCGCACGTGCGCGAGCGCATCGCCGGCTTCGTGCACCCCAACGCCCATGCCATGGACGTGGCGTACCAGAGCACGCAGGCGGTGCTTTCCATCGGCAGCGGTGGGCCCTTCGGCAAGGGTCTCGGCCGGGGACTGTCGAAGTTCGGCTACATTCCCGACCCGCACACGGACTTCGTCTTCGCGGTGATGGGCGAAGAGCTCGGCTTCGTCGGCTGCAGCGTGGTGCTCTTGCTCTTCCTGCTGCTCGTCGCCCGCGCCATCCGCGTCGCCCGGGCGCACGAAGATCCCTTCGCCCAGCTGGTGGCCGTCGGCACCGGACTGTCGGTCTTCTGGTATGTCGCCATCAATCTGCTGGTGGCGTTGCGCTTGTTCCCGGTGACCGGCCTGCCTCTGCCCTTCATGAGCTACGGGGGCTCGTCGATGGTCTCGCACCTTCTCGCCCTCGGCGTCCTCTGCAGCATCGCGCGCGCGGCGGAGCGCCGGCCCGATCTCGCCGGGCGCTGGCCGGGGCGACGGGCGAGCCTGCTGGAGGGCGGACTGTGA
- a CDS encoding response regulator, which translates to MPKILVVDDEVNVRKLYKKELEDEGHEVVTAANGAEALQVIAGTTPDLVILDIKLETENGLDLLRRMKEVQPALAVILNSGYSTYRDDFSSWLADAYLVKSSNTTELTSVVREVLVAREVR; encoded by the coding sequence ATGCCCAAGATCCTTGTGGTGGACGACGAGGTCAATGTTCGCAAGCTCTACAAGAAAGAGCTGGAGGACGAGGGGCACGAGGTGGTCACGGCGGCGAACGGTGCGGAGGCCCTGCAGGTCATCGCCGGAACCACGCCGGACCTGGTCATCCTGGACATCAAGTTGGAGACCGAGAACGGCCTCGACCTGTTGCGTCGGATGAAAGAGGTCCAGCCGGCCCTCGCGGTGATCCTGAACTCGGGTTACTCGACCTACCGGGACGATTTCTCTTCCTGGCTGGCCGACGCCTATCTCGTCAAGTCCTCGAACACCACCGAGTTGACCTCCGTGGTGCGCGAGGTCCTGGTGGCCCGAGAAGTCCGCTAG
- a CDS encoding cell division FtsA domain-containing protein produces MVGARNMEREGLLLVDLGSSAVRVLAAVRDAAGLQLCAAAEQPCSAGRDGVLVHRELAREQLGAAVQEAVRQAGIPLRRAIAALGGTHLGMLRTSGSLQLKLPVSLRQTHLEQALEKAACIGLPPDQEVLHVLPTSHRVDGATVARSPVGVRARLLVVECALVTASRLALDNLERVFADLDLELLDVAAEPLVTAGALLGAEDRRRGAVLVDIGAERIGAVVYREHVLQGLACLGVGSAHVSRDLAYALQLEFAAAEELKQRFGVAAVTAAAPGAETEIRRAGGSARLGQEALAGVIEPRWRELLGLVRDALRRSQALAPGDRVVLGGQGARLPGSVAVAEAVFGLPARLAEECSSIPAAAAPAALRQRTSATALGLLDYASRCAAHGARRGPAWRDAVQRLRHVFAAAAARRTTGAAVRRATSIEAAARQGGHEPLEGGVDLEVDDVRVRT; encoded by the coding sequence ATGGTCGGGGCTAGGAACATGGAGCGCGAGGGGCTGTTGCTCGTCGATCTCGGCTCCTCCGCGGTGCGGGTGCTGGCGGCAGTGCGCGACGCCGCTGGCTTGCAGCTCTGCGCTGCCGCGGAGCAGCCGTGCAGCGCCGGACGCGATGGTGTTTTGGTGCATCGCGAGTTGGCGCGGGAGCAACTCGGCGCCGCGGTGCAGGAAGCGGTCCGTCAGGCCGGCATTCCCTTGCGCCGGGCGATCGCTGCGCTCGGCGGCACCCATCTCGGCATGCTGCGCACGAGCGGCAGCTTGCAGCTCAAGCTGCCGGTGTCGCTGCGGCAAACGCACTTGGAGCAGGCCCTGGAGAAGGCGGCATGCATCGGTTTGCCACCGGACCAGGAAGTGCTGCACGTCCTCCCGACCAGCCATCGCGTCGACGGCGCCACGGTGGCGCGCTCGCCTGTCGGTGTGCGGGCCCGGCTTCTCGTCGTCGAATGCGCCCTGGTCACGGCGTCGCGCCTGGCACTGGACAATCTAGAGCGGGTCTTCGCCGACCTCGATTTGGAGCTCCTCGATGTGGCAGCGGAACCGCTGGTGACAGCAGGGGCGCTGCTCGGTGCGGAGGACCGCCGGCGTGGCGCGGTGTTGGTGGACATCGGAGCGGAGAGGATCGGCGCGGTGGTGTATCGCGAACACGTCCTGCAAGGTCTCGCCTGCCTGGGAGTGGGTTCGGCGCACGTGAGCCGGGATCTGGCCTATGCGCTGCAGCTCGAGTTCGCCGCCGCGGAGGAATTGAAGCAACGTTTCGGCGTCGCCGCCGTCACGGCCGCGGCGCCCGGGGCGGAGACCGAGATCCGCCGCGCCGGAGGCAGCGCTCGGCTCGGCCAGGAAGCTCTGGCTGGCGTTATCGAGCCGCGCTGGCGCGAACTGCTCGGTCTGGTGCGCGACGCTCTGCGCCGCAGCCAAGCACTGGCGCCAGGAGACCGCGTCGTCCTCGGCGGTCAGGGCGCTCGGCTGCCCGGCTCGGTGGCGGTCGCGGAAGCAGTGTTCGGCCTGCCGGCGCGGCTGGCGGAGGAGTGCAGCAGCATCCCCGCCGCGGCGGCGCCAGCGGCACTCCGGCAGCGGACGAGCGCCACCGCGCTCGGTCTGCTCGACTACGCCTCGCGTTGCGCTGCCCACGGGGCGCGCCGCGGGCCGGCCTGGCGCGACGCGGTGCAGCGTTTGCGTCACGTTTTCGCCGCCGCGGCGGCGCGCCGGACCACTGGTGCCGCGGTCCGGCGGGCCACCAGCATCGAAGCCGCCGCCCGGCAGGGCGGCCACGAGCCCCTGGAGGGTGGGGTGGACCTGGAGGTTGACGATGTTCGAGTTCGAACGTGA
- a CDS encoding tetratricopeptide repeat protein: protein MAGTFSNHLQRLNQLIDSEPNLSLLRLRRQARRTPADLQALRALCLALQARGHRVEALERWQEFLRQQSEPPLEALGTLALDLGALDLAEECFRRWAAQKPGAAAPLGWLGIVYAQRGDEEQARRELVHATELEPQRAEAWYRLGSFLLRQRDLEAAEKHLRHALELDPTLARAHTNLGYLLDLRGERQAALREFHKAVQLSPGDAEGHFNLGALHAEAHSFDLAIEQFREGLALAPHSIEGHYNLGAAYFELRRYDDAIRCFRRALRAQPGHQEARYYLGLCHVRKGTYDRALQQFEEAESEERPPSARLLYAMAVCHNGLEMPRQAVRLLQQVVDLVPDHAKAYHLLGVCFDKLGERDRASDAYRRADLFLTLARARRSAARLERHVAGARVE from the coding sequence GTGGCCGGCACCTTCTCGAATCACTTGCAGCGATTGAATCAACTCATTGATTCCGAGCCCAATCTGAGCTTGCTGCGGTTGCGGCGACAGGCCCGGCGTACGCCTGCCGACCTGCAGGCGCTGCGGGCCTTGTGCCTCGCCTTGCAGGCCCGGGGACACCGGGTCGAAGCACTGGAGCGCTGGCAGGAATTTCTGCGCCAGCAGTCCGAGCCGCCGCTCGAGGCCCTCGGGACCCTCGCCCTCGACCTCGGCGCCCTCGATCTGGCGGAGGAGTGCTTCCGCCGCTGGGCGGCGCAAAAGCCTGGCGCCGCCGCGCCCCTCGGCTGGCTTGGGATCGTCTACGCCCAGCGCGGCGACGAGGAACAAGCGCGGCGCGAGCTGGTGCATGCCACCGAGCTGGAACCGCAGCGAGCAGAAGCCTGGTATCGACTCGGGAGCTTCCTGCTGCGCCAGCGCGATCTCGAGGCGGCGGAGAAACACCTGCGCCACGCCCTCGAGCTCGATCCGACTCTCGCCCGGGCCCACACCAATCTCGGCTACCTGCTCGACTTGCGCGGCGAGCGCCAGGCGGCGCTGCGGGAGTTTCACAAAGCCGTGCAGCTCTCGCCAGGCGATGCGGAAGGTCACTTCAACCTCGGCGCTCTGCACGCGGAAGCGCACAGCTTCGACCTCGCCATCGAGCAATTCCGCGAGGGCCTGGCGCTGGCGCCGCACAGCATCGAAGGCCATTACAACCTCGGCGCCGCCTACTTCGAGCTGCGGCGCTACGACGATGCCATCCGCTGCTTCCGGCGCGCGCTCCGCGCCCAGCCCGGGCACCAGGAGGCGCGCTACTACCTCGGGCTCTGCCACGTGCGCAAGGGGACGTACGATCGGGCCCTGCAACAGTTCGAGGAGGCCGAGAGCGAGGAACGCCCGCCCTCGGCGCGCCTGCTCTACGCCATGGCGGTGTGCCACAACGGCCTGGAGATGCCGCGCCAGGCGGTGCGACTCCTGCAGCAGGTGGTGGATCTCGTCCCCGACCACGCCAAGGCGTACCATCTGCTCGGCGTCTGCTTCGACAAGCTCGGCGAGCGCGACCGAGCCAGCGATGCCTACCGCCGCGCCGATCTCTTCCTCACCTTGGCGCGGGCGCGGCGGAGCGCGGCGCGTCTCGAACGCCATGTCGCGGGCGCCAGGGTGGAGTGA
- a CDS encoding zinc-ribbon domain-containing protein, producing MFVRCPSCRNTYRLETETIPAAGLRVRCPGCGNLFRVRGPGSTPQSLSPLTPAPRPAPHPTPQVMARPTPASTPPLPTPFKPAAEAPTPAPASALTPAPAPLLGLERDERLPPRPKAPPLKPTAPKAPAAPPPALGKKPVWQAERTLDFGAPAPAPPSQLETAPFQPGKAPASPPATVAPAGEAPRAAHERARRLARALVSDILVYNQDERDRALHEGNLASALGAEVNRAWDLYKAKVDRQVLQGTSYFKDALNEILADGQKVF from the coding sequence ATGTTCGTGCGCTGCCCGAGCTGTCGGAACACGTACCGGCTGGAGACAGAAACCATTCCGGCCGCGGGTCTGCGCGTTCGCTGTCCCGGCTGCGGCAACCTGTTCCGCGTCCGCGGTCCAGGCTCGACGCCGCAGTCCCTGTCGCCGCTCACGCCGGCGCCTCGACCGGCGCCGCATCCCACGCCGCAGGTGATGGCGCGGCCGACGCCGGCCTCGACGCCGCCGCTTCCCACGCCGTTCAAGCCCGCAGCCGAAGCACCGACGCCAGCGCCCGCGTCTGCACTGACGCCAGCGCCGGCGCCACTCCTCGGTCTGGAGCGCGACGAGCGCTTGCCCCCGCGGCCGAAAGCGCCGCCGCTCAAACCGACGGCGCCCAAGGCTCCCGCGGCCCCGCCGCCGGCGCTCGGGAAGAAGCCGGTGTGGCAAGCGGAGCGCACCCTCGATTTCGGTGCCCCCGCCCCGGCCCCGCCGTCACAGCTGGAGACGGCGCCGTTCCAACCGGGCAAGGCGCCTGCATCCCCGCCGGCAACCGTGGCGCCGGCCGGTGAGGCGCCCCGGGCCGCGCACGAGCGCGCCCGCCGCCTGGCGCGGGCGCTCGTCTCCGACATCCTCGTCTACAACCAGGACGAACGCGATCGGGCGCTGCACGAGGGCAATCTCGCCAGCGCGCTGGGCGCGGAGGTGAACCGGGCCTGGGATCTCTACAAGGCGAAGGTGGATCGGCAGGTGCTGCAGGGCACCAGTTACTTCAAGGACGCGTTGAACGAGATTCTCGCCGACGGACAGAAGGTTTTCTGA
- the murC gene encoding UDP-N-acetylmuramate--L-alanine ligase: protein MFGRVKRVHFVGVGGIGMSGIAEVLLNLDFSVSGSDVKESAVTRRLQARGARVAIGHRAENLGDAQVVVYSSAVRPENPELVAARSLKIPVIPRAEMLGELMRLKFAIAVAGAHGKTTTTSLVSTLLAQAGLDPTIVVGGRVLAMGTHAKLGTGQYLVAEADESDGSFLRLPPTIAIITNIDAEHLDHYKNLAEIADAFVQFANKVPFYGSTIVCLDDPQVQAIMPRLEKRTVTYGLVTQADVTGRVLSTTAEGSRFEVSSHGTRLGEVWLRMPGEHNVLNALATVAVAQELGIPFPVVAAALAEFLGVARRFEIKAVENDVVFVDDYGHHPTEIAATLRAAKRSHGRRLVVVFQPHRYSRTQFLLDDFGRAFFDADLVYVMDIYAASEDPIPGVDGALLARSIREHGHKRVAHVGDKEQLTDLVASSIEKGDLVLTLGAGDVTALNEVLVEKWRRRVEMGKS, encoded by the coding sequence ATGTTCGGACGGGTGAAGCGGGTCCACTTCGTCGGCGTCGGCGGCATCGGCATGAGCGGCATCGCCGAGGTGCTGCTCAACCTCGACTTCTCCGTCAGCGGCTCCGACGTGAAGGAATCTGCCGTCACCCGCAGGCTGCAGGCGCGGGGCGCTCGCGTCGCCATCGGGCATCGGGCCGAGAACCTGGGGGATGCCCAGGTGGTGGTCTATTCCTCCGCCGTACGGCCCGAGAACCCGGAGCTGGTGGCGGCGCGGTCCCTCAAGATCCCGGTCATCCCCAGGGCTGAAATGCTCGGCGAGCTCATGCGCCTCAAGTTCGCCATCGCCGTGGCCGGCGCCCATGGCAAGACCACGACCACCTCTCTCGTCTCGACACTGCTGGCGCAGGCTGGTCTGGATCCGACCATCGTGGTGGGGGGACGGGTCCTCGCCATGGGGACCCACGCGAAGCTCGGGACGGGCCAGTATCTAGTGGCCGAAGCCGACGAGAGCGATGGCAGCTTCCTTCGCCTCCCGCCCACAATTGCAATCATCACAAATATCGACGCCGAGCACCTCGACCATTACAAGAACTTGGCCGAGATTGCCGATGCCTTCGTGCAATTTGCCAACAAGGTCCCGTTCTACGGCAGCACCATCGTCTGCCTTGACGACCCGCAGGTGCAGGCGATCATGCCGCGCTTGGAGAAGCGCACCGTGACCTATGGCCTGGTGACGCAGGCCGACGTCACGGGGCGCGTGCTCAGCACCACCGCGGAGGGCAGCCGCTTCGAGGTCTCGAGCCATGGCACCCGCCTGGGGGAGGTGTGGCTCCGCATGCCGGGGGAGCACAACGTGCTCAACGCCTTGGCCACGGTGGCGGTGGCCCAGGAGCTCGGGATCCCCTTCCCGGTGGTGGCCGCGGCGCTGGCCGAGTTCCTCGGCGTGGCCCGGCGCTTCGAAATCAAGGCGGTGGAGAACGACGTGGTCTTCGTCGACGACTACGGGCACCACCCGACGGAAATCGCCGCCACCCTGCGCGCCGCCAAGCGCAGCCACGGTCGCCGGCTCGTCGTCGTCTTCCAGCCCCACCGCTACTCCCGCACCCAGTTCCTCCTCGACGACTTCGGCCGGGCCTTTTTCGATGCCGATCTCGTCTACGTCATGGACATCTACGCCGCTTCCGAGGACCCCATCCCAGGGGTGGATGGAGCGCTGCTGGCGCGCTCCATCCGCGAGCACGGGCACAAGCGCGTGGCCCATGTGGGGGACAAAGAGCAATTGACCGACCTGGTGGCATCGTCTATAGAGAAAGGCGACTTGGTCTTGACCCTTGGCGCTGGGGATGTGACGGCCCTGAACGAGGTTCTGGTCGAGAAGTGGCGCCGCCGGGTCGAGATGGGGAAGTCCTAG
- the recG gene encoding ATP-dependent DNA helicase RecG, which produces MAARLDEPCRYLKGVGPRKAEALEKLGIRSVEDLLLHAPRQYYDRSHLHRIRELQPDQEACVRVQVESLHARPGWGGRPGRVVATVADESGRLRIVWYTSWVRDILQPGQRLVLAGRVVSSRGRLEMRQPEFERADDEGQELLHAARIVPFYPLVRGVSQKWLRTLMRHTLDSHLHEVHEILPPAVLQDLPERRAALAALHFPASAEEAEQARRRFKFEELFLVEAVLGRRRQRARAGERGPLLQRQRSQHQRYLEGLPFALTAAQQRVLDEILADLTAGRCMQRLLQGDVGSGKTVVAVAALLCATGNGFQGALMAPTEALALQHAERLLQPAATLGVRLDVLVGSRSETEKERLRARIQSGDLDLVVGTHALIQDEVRWARLGLAVVDEQHRFGVMQRLRLQQGGAAGRPHVLVLSATPIPRSLALTLFGDLDVSVLDEKPPGRRPVETRLVPLQRRADMLRFVRTQVEEGRQAYMVYPLIETSDKIDLRAATEEFEGLRSGPLAGVPMGLLHGRLRPAEKEALLQAFRRGSLRLLVSTTVIEVGIDVAAADIMIIHHPERFGLSQLHQLRGRVGRAGGAAWCFLLAERSSSEESLERLRAFAQTQDGFAIAELDLRLRGPGDFLGTRQHGLPALRFADLSQDLELLENARSAAFAVLEQDPELVQEEHRGVREHLATHYQMQETLAAIG; this is translated from the coding sequence ATGGCCGCGCGACTCGACGAACCCTGCCGCTATCTCAAGGGCGTCGGCCCCCGCAAGGCGGAAGCCCTGGAGAAGCTCGGCATCCGCAGCGTGGAGGATCTGCTCCTGCACGCGCCGCGGCAGTACTACGATCGCAGCCACCTGCACCGCATCCGCGAGCTACAGCCCGACCAGGAAGCCTGCGTCCGCGTGCAAGTGGAGAGCCTGCACGCCCGCCCGGGCTGGGGGGGTAGGCCGGGGCGCGTCGTCGCCACCGTGGCCGACGAGAGCGGCCGCCTGCGCATCGTCTGGTACACCTCCTGGGTGCGCGACATCCTGCAGCCGGGACAGCGCCTCGTCCTGGCCGGCCGCGTGGTGTCGAGCCGTGGCCGGCTCGAGATGCGCCAGCCCGAGTTCGAGCGCGCCGACGACGAGGGGCAGGAGCTGTTGCACGCGGCGCGCATCGTGCCGTTCTACCCTCTGGTGCGCGGCGTGTCGCAGAAGTGGCTGCGCACCCTGATGCGCCACACCCTGGACTCGCATCTGCACGAGGTGCACGAGATCCTGCCGCCGGCGGTGCTCCAGGACCTGCCCGAGCGCCGCGCTGCCCTCGCTGCCTTGCATTTCCCCGCCAGTGCCGAGGAAGCGGAGCAGGCGCGGCGGCGCTTCAAGTTCGAGGAGCTCTTCCTGGTGGAAGCCGTGTTGGGGCGAAGGCGGCAGCGCGCCCGCGCCGGCGAGCGCGGCCCGCTGCTGCAACGGCAGCGCTCGCAGCACCAGCGTTACCTGGAAGGCCTGCCCTTCGCGCTCACGGCGGCGCAGCAGCGGGTGCTGGACGAGATCCTCGCCGACCTGACCGCAGGGCGTTGCATGCAGCGTCTCCTGCAAGGCGACGTCGGCTCGGGGAAGACGGTCGTCGCGGTGGCGGCGCTCCTCTGCGCCACCGGCAACGGTTTCCAGGGCGCTCTCATGGCGCCGACGGAAGCCTTGGCGCTGCAACATGCCGAACGCCTGCTGCAGCCCGCCGCCACCCTCGGAGTCCGCCTGGACGTTCTCGTCGGTTCGCGCAGCGAGACGGAGAAGGAACGCCTGCGCGCCCGCATCCAGAGCGGCGACCTGGATCTGGTCGTGGGTACCCACGCGCTCATCCAGGACGAGGTGCGCTGGGCCCGCCTCGGCCTCGCCGTGGTCGACGAACAGCATCGCTTCGGCGTCATGCAGCGCTTGCGGCTGCAGCAAGGCGGTGCTGCCGGCAGGCCGCACGTGCTGGTGCTTTCGGCGACGCCGATTCCCCGCAGCCTGGCGCTCACGCTCTTCGGTGATCTGGACGTCTCGGTGCTGGACGAGAAGCCGCCCGGACGCCGGCCCGTGGAGACGCGCCTGGTGCCGCTGCAACGTCGCGCCGACATGCTGCGGTTCGTGCGCACGCAAGTGGAAGAAGGTCGTCAGGCCTACATGGTGTACCCGCTCATCGAGACAAGCGACAAGATCGACCTCCGCGCCGCCACGGAGGAGTTCGAAGGCCTGCGGAGCGGGCCCCTGGCCGGCGTGCCGATGGGATTGCTCCACGGCAGGTTGCGGCCGGCGGAAAAGGAAGCGCTGCTGCAAGCTTTCCGCCGCGGCTCCCTGCGCCTCTTGGTGAGCACCACGGTCATCGAGGTGGGGATCGACGTGGCCGCCGCGGACATCATGATCATCCACCACCCGGAGCGCTTCGGTCTGTCCCAGCTGCACCAGCTGCGCGGCCGCGTCGGTCGGGCCGGCGGAGCCGCCTGGTGCTTCCTCCTCGCCGAGCGCAGCAGCAGCGAAGAGAGTCTGGAAAGGTTGCGAGCCTTCGCGCAGACTCAGGATGGCTTCGCCATCGCCGAGCTCGACCTGCGGCTGCGCGGGCCCGGCGACTTCCTGGGCACGCGCCAGCATGGCTTGCCGGCGCTCCGCTTCGCCGATCTGAGCCAGGACCTGGAGTTGCTGGAGAACGCACGGAGCGCCGCCTTCGCCGTGCTGGAGCAGGATCCGGAGCTGGTGCAGGAGGAGCACCGGGGCGTGCGCGAACACCTGGCGACGCACTATCAGATGCAGGAAACGCTGGCGGCGATCGGCTAG
- the trpA gene encoding tryptophan synthase subunit alpha — MPLVLGARMRALQASGRKAFIPYLTAGYPDLETFATLLGHTQVADCVEIGLPYSDPVADGPSICHASDVALAAGMHADALFDLLAGQRDLPPLVLMTYLNPVLAYGVEAFMVRAAAAGVHGLLVTDLPPEEGEPVFAAAAAQGIASVLLVSPTTKEARLRAVAAQATGFLYAVAVTGTTGARDVLGSQAEPLVRRVRAATDLPVVVGFGLSTPEQVQQVCRFADGAVVGSALVDVVRSQRDRGAASRAFAARLESLAAAAHAAAP; from the coding sequence GTGCCACTGGTTCTCGGCGCGCGCATGCGGGCTTTGCAAGCCTCCGGGCGTAAGGCGTTCATCCCCTATCTCACCGCGGGCTATCCGGATCTCGAAACTTTCGCCACCCTCCTCGGCCACACCCAGGTGGCGGACTGCGTCGAGATCGGCCTTCCCTACAGCGACCCGGTCGCGGATGGACCGAGCATCTGTCACGCCAGCGACGTGGCGTTGGCGGCGGGGATGCACGCGGACGCGCTCTTCGACCTCCTCGCCGGGCAGCGTGACCTGCCGCCTCTCGTGCTCATGACCTATCTCAACCCGGTGCTCGCCTATGGGGTGGAGGCGTTCATGGTGCGTGCGGCGGCGGCGGGTGTGCACGGTCTCTTGGTCACGGACCTGCCGCCGGAAGAAGGAGAGCCGGTCTTCGCCGCGGCTGCTGCGCAGGGGATCGCCTCGGTGCTGTTGGTGTCGCCGACCACGAAGGAGGCGCGGCTGCGTGCGGTGGCGGCGCAGGCCACCGGCTTCCTGTATGCCGTGGCGGTCACCGGCACGACGGGGGCGCGGGACGTGCTCGGCAGTCAGGCGGAGCCTCTCGTGCGCCGCGTGCGCGCGGCGACGGATCTCCCGGTCGTGGTCGGCTTCGGGCTCTCCACTCCCGAGCAGGTGCAGCAGGTTTGCCGCTTCGCCGACGGCGCCGTGGTCGGCAGCGCCCTCGTCGACGTGGTGCGCTCCCAGCGGGACCGCGGCGCGGCGAGCCGCGCCTTCGCCGCTCGCCTCGAGTCGCTCGCCGCGGCGGCCCACGCCGCCGCCCCCTGA